The following nucleotide sequence is from Candidatus Jordarchaeales archaeon.
TAGTGATGACGTAATAGAAGCTTTTAGGAAAAGCAGCGGTTTAAAGGTCGATTACAACATTTTGAGCCAAATAGAAGGATTTAGAACTAGCAAGCAAACTGTACTTGTGGAAGCGTTAGTGCGAGCGATAAAAGAAGAGTTAGGAGAAGAAGCGAAATTTATTAAGAAGACAGGGACATGCTTCATGAACCTGATAGGAAAACACTTCAATGTCCCAGTTGTTTGTTACGGTCCAGGAGACCCTGCACTTGAACATTCTCAAGAAGAAAGCATAGATGCGGAGGAATACTTAGCAGCAATAAGGGTATTGACTAGAACGATATGCTATGTATTGTCGAACTAGATTATCATTAATAAGACCGCTTTTTGAACATGTAACCTGTTTTCAGCTTCGTCGTAAATTACGGAGTGAGGACCGTCGATTACGCCATCAGTAGCCTCCACGTTTCTCCGTATAGGGAGGCAGTGCATAAAGATCGAGTCTTTCTTGGTCAAACTCATCAAGTACTCGTTGCATATCCAATCTCGAAACTTAACACGCAGCTTTTTCTCTTCTTGCGGGTTACCATAATACTTTAGCGAGCCCCAAGATTTAACATAGACGACATCAGCTCCATCGTATGCCTCTTCAACGTTGCTCGTAACTTCTAGGCTGCCTCCAGATTCTTCGGCGTTCTTTTTCGCCCACTCCATGATCTGCTGGTCGAGCTCGAAGCCTTCGGGGTGGAGAAGCGTAACGTCCATCCCGAAACGGGTTGAAATTAAGAGGGCTGAGTTTGGAACACTGCACGGGAGAGGGTTGGGGTGGTAAACCCAGCTTAAAAGGAACTTTTTTCCATGAGGGTCTCCCTTTTTCTCTATTATCGTCATTATGTCTGCTAGCTCTTGGCATGGGTGGAACATGTCGCATTCCATGTTTATTACCGGAACGTCAGCCCACATGGCGAATTCGCGTACAACCCGGTTGCTTTCCCCATAGCGCCACCCTGTCACGTTAGGAAATATTCTTATTGATATAGCATCGCCGTAGCGGGCCATAACGGAAGCAGTATCTTTTATTGACTCTGACCCTCTACCAATCCAACCAGACTCAGCTTCCATGTAGACCGCATGACCGCCTAGCTGTGTCATCCCTATTTCGAAAGAAAGGCGGGTTCTAGTGCTCGGATTAAAGAAAAGCATAATCAACGATTTTCCTCTGAGAGCGTCAGAGTAGCTTTGAGGCCTCTTTTTCACATCAAATGCCAGTTTTAGGGTATCTTCTATTGCTTCGAGCTCCCATTCTTGTGTTGTTATGAGGTCTTTGCCTTTCAAGTCGCTTCTCAAAATAACACCGCCTCGGGCCCCATGGTTACCTGAAGGAAAAATTGAGTCACTTTAAATTCAGTCCATAACGCACCTCTCTATCATTCCACTTTCCTCAAGACGCTTAACTATTTGATTGTACTTAGCCTTGTTGTTTAACATTTCATTTATTGCTTCTTCGTTTATGTGTGTTCCGGGCTTCACTTTAACTTCGACGTCTACTCCAAGCTTATCCTCTAACACCTTCTTTATTATGACTCCTATGATGCCACCCATAGGACACATGGAAGATGTCGGGGTAAACACCACAGTGACCTTGTTTCTTTCTACTGTTATGTCATCTTCGCTAACTATTCCTAGGTCGACAACTGACATGGGTAGTTCTGGGTCGCTTACCTTCTTTAAAACTTCGAGAACATCACCTTTGTTCATGTCGTTTCCACCAAATTCCTTTTCAAGACGAATGAGGGGGAATAGAATTTAAACGTTTTCCCCCACTTTTCGCCTAGGTAAAAAACACCGTTCAAACTCGCCTAGCAATTCCCTGACACTTTTCCCCGTTGCTTCGGACACCTTCCTTAGATCCTCGAATTCCGGCTTAACTCTAAGCACTCTGCCCTGTTTATCCCTCGCCACTTTCACATTAATAGGGTACCTCTTCCCTTCGACCTCAAGATCAAAAGTAATCATCTCTTTTTCTAAAATTAGCCTTTTGACTTGATGAAGACGCACACCTAAAGTTCCAGTCTCCTTGATTAATTTTTCCGCTATGCTGGTATAGTTTTCGGGTGTACATATGACTTGTAAAATGCATCCTGGTCTCCCTTTTTTCGCGATGGTAGGTATGATAGTCACGTCTCTTGCTCCAGACTTTAGAAGCAATGTTGAAACGTGGGCGATCACTTCTCCTGAAATGTCGTCTACGTTTGTCTCGACAACAACCATCTCTTCCTCGTATAGTGAAGAAGTGTTGCCAATTATCACTCTAAAAACGTTCGGGAGGTCGGCTAAATCTCGCTCTCCAGCCCCATACCCCGCTTTTATAGGCGTAACTGGTGGCATCACGCTAAACGGTTCTGCTTTCAACGCAGCAAGTATTGCTACACCTGTCGGTGTTGCAAGCTCACAGTTAGATAAGCCAGCCAGCATAGTCATCCCGGCTTCCCGCAATATCTCAACAGTTGCAGGGGCGGGTATTGGCAGTGAACCGTGGGATGATCGAATTACGCCACATCCGACTGCTACTGGGCTAGTAAACCACTTTGCATCAAGTAAACCGAGCTTTTCGCACATGAGTGCAGCACCCACTATGTCAAATATAGTGTCTGCTGAGCCAAGCTCATGTAGATGTACTTCTTCGACGTTTTCGCCATGAACCTTCGCCTCCGATTTAGCGAGAAGGAAGGCAATGCTGGTTGCCATGTTCAGAGCACGCTTTGAAAGTGAGAGTTCTTGAGCAGTTTTTTCAACAAAATCCAGTAATTCTTTACCAGTAAAGCCTTTCTCTTCCTTAACGAAAAGGGAGACTTTCGTAGCCGCGATATCTTTTCGCCTAACTTTTTCGACTCTAACTTCAGCTTCCGAACATTTATTTACTACTTTAGGTAAAACACTAGCCAGTTCTTCGAGTTCACTCCACTCTCCACACAAGTCGACGAGCGCACCCAAGAACATGTCACCGGAAACACCAGCAATGGACGAATCGGCTATAGCTATTGACACTTTTCACCCCCCGGGTATTTTTTCTCTAAACATTGCTGCCCTGTTAGCTATCAAAGCCGCGATTACGCCTGCTCCAACCCCGTTGTCAATGTTAACAACGGCGACTCCGGGAGCGCATGTTTGAAGCATCGTGAAAAGGGCGCCAACGCCGCCTCCTCCAAACCCGTACCCCGTGCTTGTTGGAACACCTATTACCGGAAGGTTCACGAGTCCTGAAACTACGGAGGGGAGCGCGCCCTCCATTCCAGCGACAACAACTATTACATCTACCCCGTTTCTGACCATGTCGGCAAGCGGCTTAAATACTCTGTGAATTCCTGCGACCCCAACGTCATAGGCGACGTAAACTTCGCACCCCATACATCTTGCAGTTAGCCTGACTTCTTCGGCTACAGGTATGTCTGCTGTACCTCCGGTTAGGACACCTACCTTTCCGCCGGTCTTAGTCAGTTTGTAATCCGGCCTCCTGACGTAAATAGTTCCAGTTTCTTCTATCACTTCTAGCGAAAACATGCTCTCCGGAAACTCTTTTCTTAACAAGGACAACTGTTCCTCGTTGCACTTGGTTACAATAACGTAACCTTTCTCTTCAACAACTCTTCTAGCGATCTCAACAAGGTACTCTTTTCGCTTACCTTTAGCATAAACAATTTCCGGCGTACTCGAGCGGAGCTCCCTCTTCACGTCTATCTTGGCGATATTACCAACTTCCAGTATTTGAAAGAAACGAATTGCCCTTTCAGCTTCATCTAAGCTAATTTCGCCTTTAACTAGCTTCTCGAGGATCTCCCTTAACTGGCTTATAGCACTCTCCCTCCGGCCGGGCAGGACGTGATGGCTATTTAAATATCTCAACGATAATACCTTAA
It contains:
- a CDS encoding N-acetylornithine carbamoyltransferase, whose amino-acid sequence is MRSDLKGKDLITTQEWELEAIEDTLKLAFDVKKRPQSYSDALRGKSLIMLFFNPSTRTRLSFEIGMTQLGGHAVYMEAESGWIGRGSESIKDTASVMARYGDAISIRIFPNVTGWRYGESNRVVREFAMWADVPVINMECDMFHPCQELADIMTIIEKKGDPHGKKFLLSWVYHPNPLPCSVPNSALLISTRFGMDVTLLHPEGFELDQQIMEWAKKNAEESGGSLEVTSNVEEAYDGADVVYVKSWGSLKYYGNPQEEKKLRVKFRDWICNEYLMSLTKKDSIFMHCLPIRRNVEATDGVIDGPHSVIYDEAENRLHVQKAVLLMII
- a CDS encoding iron-sulfur cluster assembly protein; the encoded protein is MNKGDVLEVLKKVSDPELPMSVVDLGIVSEDDITVERNKVTVVFTPTSSMCPMGGIIGVIIKKVLEDKLGVDVEVKVKPGTHINEEAINEMLNNKAKYNQIVKRLEESGMIERCVMD
- the larC gene encoding nickel pincer cofactor biosynthesis protein LarC — protein: MSIAIADSSIAGVSGDMFLGALVDLCGEWSELEELASVLPKVVNKCSEAEVRVEKVRRKDIAATKVSLFVKEEKGFTGKELLDFVEKTAQELSLSKRALNMATSIAFLLAKSEAKVHGENVEEVHLHELGSADTIFDIVGAALMCEKLGLLDAKWFTSPVAVGCGVIRSSHGSLPIPAPATVEILREAGMTMLAGLSNCELATPTGVAILAALKAEPFSVMPPVTPIKAGYGAGERDLADLPNVFRVIIGNTSSLYEEEMVVVETNVDDISGEVIAHVSTLLLKSGARDVTIIPTIAKKGRPGCILQVICTPENYTSIAEKLIKETGTLGVRLHQVKRLILEKEMITFDLEVEGKRYPINVKVARDKQGRVLRVKPEFEDLRKVSEATGKSVRELLGEFERCFLPRRKVGENV
- the larB gene encoding nickel pincer cofactor biosynthesis protein LarB, with amino-acid sequence MRYLNSHHVLPGRRESAISQLREILEKLVKGEISLDEAERAIRFFQILEVGNIAKIDVKRELRSSTPEIVYAKGKRKEYLVEIARRVVEEKGYVIVTKCNEEQLSLLRKEFPESMFSLEVIEETGTIYVRRPDYKLTKTGGKVGVLTGGTADIPVAEEVRLTARCMGCEVYVAYDVGVAGIHRVFKPLADMVRNGVDVIVVVAGMEGALPSVVSGLVNLPVIGVPTSTGYGFGGGGVGALFTMLQTCAPGVAVVNIDNGVGAGVIAALIANRAAMFREKIPGG